The Bemisia tabaci chromosome 8, PGI_BMITA_v3 genome has a segment encoding these proteins:
- the LOC140223721 gene encoding uncharacterized protein: MFKSSWLQQNEGYARQLLVCCSVSILPFVYGLLEMWPSLSIERVLDGAAGFPVSEAEISVIVTMPTLAEAITPLALGFVLVNVGRKTNLLLNAIVYILAWVLITFAECPLYLVVAHFIAGFGSAIVLIIGPIFLSEIADKSNRGALVSIYITAVSVGQIFFTGIGIYISYYVLNWIALVLAVLALLCLVAFVTESPYWFMIRRDDKKAEESFRYYRNPTAGEGEEQVKAALAEVRATVETEMLSASSYREMFGNPSNIQASIIVIALSVFQGACGIIAILTYASTTLPKYDGFWQPNPTIAVVSILNLVTNIISVGLIDTLGRKPLTILSNGGNALGTAIVAFYYVIDEYTDYDTTDIKWVPYIGLLVFISFYGLAMATIPHLLAGELFPANVRYQANVISTICFAGSCAFFNYIYLGVCHSVGVSVMFGLFTLFNVAATVFSCVYVFETKNLTLAEIQLLAAGKAQQRGAA, from the exons ATGTTCAAATCCTCGTGGTTGCAGCAGAATGAGGGATACGCCAGGCAGCTTCTCGTCTGTTGCTCGG TGAGCATCCTGCCGTTCGTCTACGGGCTGCTGGAGATGTGGCCGTCGCTCTCGATCGAGCGGGTGCTGGACGGGGCGGCCGGGTTCCCGGTGAGCGAGGCCGAGATCTCGGTCATCGTCACGATGCCCACCCTCGCCGAGGCCATCACCCCTCTGGCCCTCGGCTTCGTCCTCGTCAACGTCGGCCGCAAGACGAACCTCCTCCTCAACGCCATCGTCTACATCCTCGCCTGGGTCCTCATCACCTTCGCCGAGTGCCCCCTCTACCTCGTCGTCGCACACTTCATCGCCGGCTTCGGCTCCGCCATCGTCCTCATCATCGGCCCCATCTTCCTCTCGGAGATCGCCGACAAGAGCAACCGAG GAGCTTTGGTGAGCATTTACATAACAGCAGTTTCTGTGGGACAGATCTTCTTCACAGGAATCGGCATCTACATTTCCTACTACGTTTTGAACTGGATCGCGCTTGTGTTAGCAGTGCTGGCGCTTTTGTGTCTGGTCGCTTTCGTCACCGAGTCTCCGTACTGGTTTATGATTAGAAGGGATGATAAAAAAGCTGAAGAGAGTTTCAGATACTATAGGAACCCAACCGCGGGCGAGGGAGAAGAACAG GTGAAAGCAGCCCTGGCCGAAGTCCGCGCGACGGTAGAAACCGAGATGCTATCGGCCTCCTCCTACCGCGAGATGTTCGGGAACCCGAGCAACATCCAGGCCTCCATCATCGTCATCGCCCTGTCCGTCTTCCAGGGCGCCTGCGGCATCATCGCCATCCTCACCTACGCCTCGACGACCCTCCCCAAGTACGACGGCTTCTGGCAGCCCAACCCCACCATCGCCGTCGTCAGCATCCTCAACCTGGTCACCAACATCATCTCCGTCGGGCTCATAGACACACTCGGCCGGAAACCCCTCACCATCCTCTCCAACGGCGGCAACGCTCTCGGCACCGCCATCGTTGCCTTCTACTACGTCATCGACGAGTATACTGACTACGACACCACCGACATCAAGTGGGTGCCGTATATCGGGCTCCTTGTCTTTATTTCGTTTTATGGACTCGCCATGGCTACGATTCCCCACCTCCTGGCCGGTGAACTTTTCCCTGCAAATGTTCGGTATCAGGCCAATGTTATTTCCACTATCTGTTTTGCGGGTAGTTGCgcatttttcaattatatcTACTTGGGTGTGTGTCATAGTGTTGGTGTGAGTGTGATGTTTGGCTTGTTCACGTTATTCAACGTGGCTGCTACTGTTTTCTCGTGTGTGTATGTTTTTGAGACGAAGAATTTGACTTTGGCGGAGATACAGTTGTTGGCGGCTGGGAAGGCGCAGCAAAGAGGTGCAGCGTAA